The Periophthalmus magnuspinnatus isolate fPerMag1 chromosome 19, fPerMag1.2.pri, whole genome shotgun sequence region tttttttttgccatttataACAGAGTGCACTGTTTTAAACTCTCACGTGATCTGGTTGTGGTCGACTGAGTGGCCTCTGTGCCTGGTATCACATCTGCTGTTAGGCTCTAATGACAAAAAACCACAAGTGTTCACAATGGTTAAGCTGTGAAAATATATAAGGTGGTGATCACTGCTATGAGTATGAGTGCTCTAAAACAAAAGGTCAAACTATATCCAAATTTGGTGGAAAAGAACTTTTTCACTGGAGCAGGACTATTACAGTTGCATTTGcatctgtaacttggtctggtgccatcacttgcttgtctccataaataaATACGTTACATGCCATTCTGAGAAACATTTGAGGCAATGCAATAATTTCTTTTTCTGCTGAGAAGATTTCTTTcagtttattattatacattacttgattttgttacttaaagagAATTTGTTCAGCAAGCAAATCACAATAATTTACAATGTGAATGTCAATTTATTTCtcaaaattgttcagccctacatTAGAAAATTACCAAAGGCGAATGAGAGTAAGTCAtataagaacatttttaagaatTGAAAAACTCTGAAATAATAACATCTAAAAAGAACTTTAAAGTAGAAATGTTGCCTGTAAAAATACTTTCCAGTCTGAGTATTTcctcatttgtttttctttggagGAAGTTAAAAGAAGAGATAACTACAGCTGGGAATAACCATGTTTCATATACTGCCACCATAAAAACTCCATAATGTTTTATTGAACTCATTTCTGAGCACTGACACAAGAGTACAATTTCTTACCatttgatgatgataataatacatttgcctacaaaataataatgtgtaGATAGGCCTAAAAAGCACTTACCCCAAGACACAGATAGAACATCAACTGCAAACTACAAGTACTGAATCTGAAAGTTAAAAAACCCATTGTCGTCTGTTAATCTGTAGGCATAGTTAGAGCTGGTTTAAAGAAGGTGGTCTTGTAGAGGCGAAACAGTGTCTTGTAGAGGTGATAGTAGGCTGATCGCAATGTGTTGACTTTTAATTCTCAAGCATATCCTCCCTATGTAACCTCTGCACTCCTCTCCTATTAGGAAGCAACCAGTAAGTAAATAGCTGCTTCTCTTTTTTAGCCTTGTAACTACACAGACCTTTGCCCCGCCTGTCACTTCCTTATAACTGTCATAATCTGTGGTCAACTAAAGCTATGTCAATCAAAGTCATTTGCATACTTAGGTTAGGGTAGGCATATGAAGTTGAAAGCCTTGGTTTATGAACCATATAAAAAATTATATCTACCTTATTTTTTGCAACAGAACTACGaacaatatttgcattttaaatctttGAATAGAGAgacagtaaaatataaaaggGGGAAATATAAGAAAGAAGTGAACACTGATAATGAATTTAGGCTTGATGGCATTGTAGTTATTTTAGGGACTCTCCCTTTTTGACCTGGTGATTCAGCAGAACATGTAGGCTAATTTACGAAACGCTCAACTAAAACTGCATGCTCATATTTCCTTTTTCTTCCCATTTCTAAGTAGTTATTACTTCAtaccttatatatatatataacccaGTCCTCCAGCTAGTTAGGAACCTAACTCAGATCTGCAAGGTCTCCAAACAAGTGCCACACACACTGAAGAAAGGGTTTAGTGCAGATCAacattgttgtattgttttgtatgtttaaatattcattttgaAACAGAATCAGATTTGATTTAGACTACCACCTTATTTACTTTGCTCTATTTGTAAGTAAACAATTACAGAACAACAGTGGGCCTGTAGCTTGCAGTTTGCAGAAAAGTCACAAGTGACAAATGGTGTCACCTACTGGTGTCGATGGGAAATGCAAAGTGGAGAATTGTACAGTGAATACAGTGAATGTTTTGATATTCTATCCACTCATAGCAGGGAATATTATATGACACTTTGGGCAATGAGCTGGTAGatagctttgcctgggatcaatacacttaaaatacagagagatgtcaaactggactaaaccatatTTATATCTTATTTAATTAACTAGAAGTCAAAAAGTCAACCCCTGGTCTAGAGTTAGGGCTCCACgttgaatgaaatgaactggACGTGGCAAAATAAtactacatttaaaagtaaCAATATTACCGATTTTACATGACAGTGTGCTGTAAAAGACCGATGGTGTGACCTGACGGCGGGAACAAATGTAATCTGAGAGCCACAGGAGGGCGCACTAGCACGTTTGAGTGACGCTGCGTCCTCGCGCCACAAAGAAGTCCTCAGCACAACAAACATATgacgtgttagcattagcacatgacgctagcatgttagcatagCAGCGCCATACAAGGGGCGGCACTGTTTGTGAGTCAGGACAGATAAAAGCGTGCAAGACGGAGAGATAAAGACAGAACTTCAACGAGGACGTGGAGCATCGTCTCCTGTGCAAATAAACCAGGTACGGACGGCATTATGATCCAACATGATCGCGGTGTATGTCTTTTTCCGTAGTAGCTTTTGGTTTGTTTGCTGAGGTCCTCGTAGTGGGTCGAATGGACAGTGTGTTCCTACTGGAGTTGCTCGGGCTAGTTTATCATCTAACTACATCTTTGCAAAGTTACAGAGCTCAAACTTATATTagatcacagtaaaaaaaaaaaaaaaagctgtaaaTCAAACGTTCAGTAGTTTTAGGATTTAGGATTGTTCAACATAAAGCGTAAACATACTGCCGTTATGTTTacagttgttgtgttgttgattGTTGTTTCCTATGTTTTCCAGAAATGCAGTCCGTGGTGAAGCACAACTTTCATGTGGAGTCGGAGGCAGACGTCAACAAACTGATCAACTTGAAACTCACGGCATCCTACACGTATCTGGCTCTTGTAAGTCAGTTAAATCACCATTAACATCGAATTACAAATGTCTGACCATGATTatgactatatatttttttcttttttattcaagGGGATGTATTTTGACAGGGATGATGTAGCACTGCCAAAATTCTCCAGCTTTTTCCTTGCACAATCCGTAAAGGAAAGGGACCAGGCTGAGAAACTGCTGGAATATCAGAACATGAGAGGAGGACGCATTTTACTTCAGACCATAGCTGTAAGTGTACACATTAAAtgccctatattatgcaaaactgactttagTAGTatgctgttatctcatcaaaaacatacccggagttgtgctTCGCTTCATTCAAACAGTAAccctttaatattagtctgtctatgtctccaaagctcaaaatgctccaccttgtgatgtctttaAGTGATCAGAAAGATTAAGAAAACTCCCgtctcactcttgattcactTCATTTATTCGCACAACGTTTCAGTCATTAAGTGGTAcctttcaagttcacagctaccttttctacctttagttcagcagacagtccaggcctgaaattatccaaataattgtaGTGAGAGTCgatcgattaaaaaaaaaaaaaaaaaaaaaaaagtcaaacacCTCCTGTATTGGTGtattcagtttgagaaaaggaCTATAtttgcagggtttatgtgtaaaaatatgtgtgaatgcaaaaaaacataattccaagtatgttttttttcatgaggAAATGACAACATAGAATCTGATAACATagaaatcagaaaataatgtgatattgtatgttttgttttagaaaCCAGCTCGAGAGGACTGGAGAGGTGGACTGGATGCAGTGTCCTTCTCTTTGGATTATCAGAAATCACTCAACACCTGCATTCTGGACATCCACCGCCGAGCTGGCAACAATGGTGATCCTCATGTAAGTCCACCATGCATAAATTTTATATCCAAAGTATACATAaaatccataataatatttatcatttgtatatttttcagcTGTGTGATTTTCTGGAAGAACATTTTCTTCAAAACAGCCATGAAACCATCAAGAAGCTTGGTGACTATGCGGGCAGTCTGGGCCGTATAGCCACAAATGAAACTTCTGGTGCAATGGGAGAATACCTTTTTGATAAACACACTCTTTAAGGCAATGTAGCAACACGTTCTCCCACAAATCTCAAAAAGCTAATTACAAATACCTCATTTTTACAGTAGTAACAACTGTTTTGCAAGAAGCTACTCATTTCTAAAGGTACAATATGCTTTCTTTGCTGCTGGGTTGAAATTAGACTGTGCGATGTTAACATTCCGTTATGTTGGAAAATTGCAAATCATCTTTATTCAAACACCAAAGCTGATTTGGATAATTTGggacaaaataaaactttaactaAGATAACcctttgtatcttttttttaatgtgtgtgtatatataggtCCAAGATATGCTGAGCTTTCATAAACCCACTTTCTGTTCTCCTATAGATGCTGTAAAGATTAGAGTCGTACATTGCTTACTCATTGTTTGGTGGGTGCTTAATCTTTAACTATAGGTTCCCAGACAGACAGAGGTTTTTGAAGGGACATGCTACTTGGTAAATTGTAGGTTTCAGCAAATCCCAGGTCACCTACTGTCTGTCAATAGAATCATAGTTCAACACTGAGCtactgaaacatgcaaaactgtaTGATACAGCCTTGGAAAAAACAGTAATGATTCAGCAAATTTAGTTAACTTAATTGAGTATTTGAATTAGCTTATTATCTCTAACCAACTAAATATCTTATTGTATTCATTGATGGAGTCTATTCCCATGGCACTGTtctatacaaaacaatatataatttgAAATCAACTAATATCTCTTGATACAGCTGCATGAGCACGTGTTTGCCTGGCTGAGGATTACCATTCACAAGACTCCACTGTACGTGGCTTTTACAGTGAAATGGTAAGCCGTGCTCTCAAGGAGGGACATCTCACATTGGTAGTCAGTAGATGGACGATGGACTGCCTGGGCTGTTATGACGAGGGGATTAACCAGGGGGCTGGATGCACAAAATCCCCTATTGCATGAACATTACCACAGCTGCCATGCCTTATCAATCTAACGAACGTCACTTTGGCATCATATAATGGCCTTCCAACAttagaaaaatatttatttgtaaaataaatttaagaAAGTTCTTGTTGTTTATCACAGAGTTGGAAGCAACAGATGTGATAACAGTATTATTatcgggaggaggaggagtgtgggGATTAAACCACAACGCAGCACTCCAATGCTTTGGATTTGGTAGTAAGGGTTTCAGGGTGATCCAGTGAGTACAAGCTCATCCCGTCAACCATGGGACTGTGAAGCCTCAGAGTGGCCGAAAGAAGAAACGCAAAATATTTCAAGATTTTCGATATGAAGCTACTGAACAGAGGACAACACAGATCAACAGGTATGATTAACAAGTCAAATTAGCAGAATTGTTATGTCACAGTATATGGTACATTAAAGTAAGCTTTGTTTTCATTGATGGGAAATTTCACTGTGGCCAATAATACGATAAACGTATAACACGTGTTCCCATGCAATAATAGCTTACATACTTACAATAAAAGCCTCATGGTTGAAATTAATTCACTTTAacttgttattattaaaaataaactaattgattcacaaagttcaaaatgttacACTTTAATTATATTcaatgaatgctgtcatttgaATCACTGGAATGTTGCAGAAATGGAGCAAACTCAAAATTGCATTGTTATGTAACTTCaaatgtagtttttgttttgttgtggacAAGCACTATTTCTGAATTTTGAAAGATAAAAAAACAGCTGtataattatttttgcattttagtcAAATCTAGTGCTGTGGATATACTGTGGTAAAAATGGAGGGGTATGTGTACGTGTGAGACCGAGATGACAGAGAGTAACAGAGGGATTAGGGTCAACCATGTTGAGCATCTGGCTTAGAGCTGTTCTCCTTTGCTGCATGGGCATGGGATTACACTCCCCATACAGACCTGTAACATTTAATCATTCCACATAACTTTATCATTGCATTGTTTTGACAGTGAACATGAGGCTGATAAGTGCTGGGGTTCGGGTCAGGCGGGCTGTGGAGACATCTGAGCCTGAATCTGAGGAAACAACTGAGACAGTCCACCATGAGCACCACCCAGAGCACCACCCAGAGCACCACGAAGGGCATGAGCACACCCATCCAGAGCATCACCATCCTGGCCACGGACATGACTACACTCACATGAAGAACAAGTTTATGAATGAAATTACCCATTTGCCGAGTAAGAGAACAAAATCAAAAGACATTTTTCTCTCAATTAGAGTTTTTACTTATTATCTAGCTTCCTGCTTAATATAAAATGTTGAGGgcattttcccattcaaaagataaaatattttgttaatcactatggcaactgtcctaatttctcatcatcctgaaacccatggattggtggttttcagcttctaaaatgtgatgatgtcataatctcagatggagctgcaagagccagttttcataaagattacactgtactttgccatgaaatatgcaaaaggtaaatgcacaaacttTGAGCCTGATCATTTGTATTATTGAATAGACCCAAGAATTCACTGTATTAcaataaaatctacattttatcaatattaatgttagctgcccccatctgtattaaatgttattgGTCTATAGTATGTTGTGATattatctgaaacacagcaatttGCCAATATCTTTGCTTTGCTAAGTTGCAGGACTTCAATACCCATTACATAATATTTTGGTCAACTCCAGGTATAATGAGACTTATCTTATAATGGCAGGCCTAAAGGAAGCAGCGGTTAAACCAGTCTGCACTCGTTGGATCACTGTTATTATCTGATCTCACAAGTGGGGTTTGTCTCATACAAGCTCAGCTAACTGCCAATTGTCTCCAGAAGTCAGCTGACCTGTTTCACAATTATTTTAGAACAAATTCAGTCATTAGTAAAACAGCAGTATACAGCATACATTTTCCACGTAGTTccactttttaatttaaatattctttgtgattcattcatttatatgCATACATGAAAGTTAATCGGGGCAATAGCGAGATACAGGAAATTGTCAACTGTACTTTTATGCATGCTTAGGTGTGTTActtaaattttttttcaatgttttctaGTTCCCATGTGggctgtgggggccattgtggtggtggtgctGTTGCTGGTTGCTGCCTGCCTCTTCTGTATTTTCAAAAAATGTtttgggaagaagaaaaagccaaagaaagcaagagagaggaaAGCGGGACGTCGAAGAAAGGCTAAAgaaggtgaagaggaggggaaagagaataAGGTATGCCCTAGTTTTGTCATTGTAGTGTTTTGAAAGTCAagcatttattaaaatatgcaaattgaatacatgtttttgcagGAGGGAGAAGTgaaaaaaggagaagaggaggataaAGAGCATGAAAAGTTGGGAAAATTGGAGTATTCTTTGGACTACAACTTCACTGATGCACAGGTATGTTCTCACCAAGATGTAGCCCCAAAATTGTATAAGAACTTtaatagtaaaagaaatattctattctgtcaactggacataaagttttggttttttttgtctgtttttttttttttttttttgtccagttgacagatctgtatttttattttactatggatcatacctgggcgACTGAGAGATTAAGAACTTTTAAGTAGCTATTTGTCTTTTCAGCTCATTGTCGGAATACTTCAAGCTCAAGATCTTGCCGCCATGGACATGGGGGGCACGTCAGACCCCTATGTCAAAGTCTTTTTATTGCCAGATAAAAAGAAGAAGTATGAGACCAAAGTTCAACGCAAAAATCTGTGTCCGGTTTTCAATGAAACCTTTATTTTTAAGGTAAATATAAGTTGTCAACTTTTAAAGTTTttcaaattgtttatttttatattttatatgtatatttctTCCACTCATTTCTTTAGATTCCTTATGCAGAGCTGGGCGGTAAGACCTTGATCTTGCAGGTTTATGACTTTGATAGGTTTTCTAAGCATGACATGATTGGTGAGATAAAGATCCCCATGAACAGTGTTGATCTGGGCCAGCCAATGCAAATGTGGAGAGACTTAGAAAGTGGAGAAAAGGAAGAGGTGGGTCTATGACAGTCAGAAGACATTATCTATGCTGATTGCTGAACCAAACAGATAGGATTAAAATGATGTAATTTTTTCTCTTGCAGCAAGAAAAGCTTGGTGATATTTGTATTTCTTTACGGTATGTGCCCACGGCTGGGAAGCTCACTGTAAATATTATGGAAgctaaaaacctaaaaaaaatggATGTCGGTGGATTATCAGGTAAAATTGAAAACAGTTGTTTTGGAGAGCAAATTATTCAATCTACTGTAGATTTATTGTGATTTCTTGTCTCTAAGATCCTTATGTGAAGATTGTTCTGCAACAAAATGGAAAACGAATCAAGAAAAAGAAGACAActgtgaagaaaaacacactCAACCCTTATTTCAATGAGAGTTTCAGTTTTGAAATCCCATTTGAACAGATTCAGGTAAGTTACATCAACGATAAATGACCAGTGATTATGACGCTTAAAACATGGTTGTGGACAAGTGCtgaatacatgttttgtttccAGAAAGTGCAAGTGGTCATTATGGTGTTTGACTATGATAAACTGGGAAGCAATGACCCGATTGGTGGGACCTTCATGGGGTATGGAGCCACTGGAGTCGGCCTGCGTCACTGGTCTGATATGCTGGCCAATCCTAGACGTCCTGTGGCCCAATGGCACACTCTTAtgccagaggaggaggtggaggccgCACTCAAGGCTAAACCCCGCTAGAATCATGTTCATTTCACATATGACCATTCACTGGTTTATGTATGCAGTTTTCTTTGTGTtcacattttattcatataaacgaatgttttgtgttgtacagaaggttttgatatttttgtttgtatttcacCATAATTCCCTACATCCATATGTGAAACAAAATatactgtgtgtttgtatgtatgacAAACTAATAGGGTCTATTGATAAAAGTATGTTTCGTGttaatttgttatgtttttccCCCACCCCAAGGCATAACTTCTTattgttgtaaatgtattaatgaCACATCTTCAAATAAACCTACCACAGAACTCAAGTCAGTGATGCATTACATAAGGTTGTCTTTCATACAGTATTCAACATAGTAACTAACATAAAATTATACTGTGCATAAATAACATCCAATATATGCTGTGCTTGCCTGCcttaaagataaataaatgatgattTTTGATTTTTACGAGTAGATAGCAACTTTCCCACTCCCCTGTCCTCACCTGGTCTGTGTGCAGGCTCTCTGGTGCTCTCTGGTGCTCTGTGCAGGCTCTCTGGTGCTCTCTGGTGCTCTGTGCAGGCTCACTGTGCTCTCTGGTGCTCTGTGCAGGCTCACTGTGCTCTCTGATGCTCTCTGGTcctctgtggtcctctgtgCAGGCtcactgtgctctctggtcgTCTGTGCAGGCTCACTATGCTCTCTGGGGCTCTGTGCAGGCTCACTAGGCTCTCTGGGGCTCTGTGCAGGCTCACTAGGCTCTCTGCAGGCTCACTGTGCTCTCTGGGGCTCTCTGCAGGCTCACTGTGCTCTCTGGGGCTCTGTGCAGGCTCACTGTGCTCTCTGGGGCTCTGTGCAGGCTCACTGTGCTCTCTGGCTGTCTGTGCAGGCTCACTGTGCTCTCTGGGGCTCTGTGCAGGCTCACTGTGCTCTCTGGCTGTCTGTGCAGGCTCACTGTGGTCTCTGGGGCTCTGTGCAGGCTCACTGTGCTCTCTGGGGCTCTGTTAAGGCTCACTGTTCTCACTGTGGTCTCTGGGGCTCTGTGCAGGCTCACTGTGCTCTCTGGGGCTCTGTGCAGGCTCACTGTGCTCTCTGGGGCTCTGTGCAGGCTCACTGTGGTCTCTGGGGCTCTGTGCAGGCTCACTGTGGTCTCTGGGGCTCTGTGCAGGCTCACTGTGCTCTCTGGGGCTCTGTTAAGGCTCACTGTACTCACTGTGCTCTCTGGGGATCTGTGCAGGCTCACTGTGCTCTCTGGTGCTCTGTGCAGGTTCACTGTGCTCTCTGATGCTCTCTGGTCCTCTGTGGACCTCTGTGCAGGCtcactgtgctctctggtcgTCTGTGCAGGCTCACTATGCTCTCTGGGGCTCTGTGCAGGCTCACTGTGCTCTCTGGGGCTCTGTGCAGTCTCACTGTGCAGGCTCACTAGGCTCTCTGGCTGTCTGTGCAGGCTCACTGTGCTCTCTGGGGCTCTGTTAAGGCTCACTGTTCTCACTGTGCTGGGGATCTGTGCAGGCTCACTGTGCTCTCTGGCTGTCTGTGCAGGCTCACTGTGCTCTCTGGTGCTCCGTGCAGGCTCACTGAGCACTCTGGTGCTGGTGGTGTTGGCCATGGCTGACACACTACAGTCTACAGTAACAGCAGCGTTCATAGCGTCTGTAGTGGCGTTACACGACAGTATAACTTGTCTTGCAGGTTTATGACTAGTCTAATTACGGATGGTAGCTTTAGGGACCTTAATAAGAGCATTGCGAAGGTTGTCTATCTATTTATTCAGTAAATAAAGGTAAACAAgattaaaagtaaataaaaatcagtAAATAAACTACTTAAATCTCAAGAAGGACCGGAAGATGGCGCCTTTTCCCGGCATGCACTGGAGGAAACGTTACCCATAGCAACAGAGTCAAAC contains the following coding sequences:
- the zgc:56095 gene encoding ferritin, lower subunit-like; the protein is MQSVVKHNFHVESEADVNKLINLKLTASYTYLALGMYFDRDDVALPKFSSFFLAQSVKERDQAEKLLEYQNMRGGRILLQTIAKPAREDWRGGLDAVSFSLDYQKSLNTCILDIHRRAGNNGDPHLCDFLEEHFLQNSHETIKKLGDYAGSLGRIATNETSGAMGEYLFDKHTL
- the syt5b gene encoding synaptotagmin Vb → MKLLNRGQHRSTVNMRLISAGVRVRRAVETSEPESEETTETVHHEHHPEHHPEHHEGHEHTHPEHHHPGHGHDYTHMKNKFMNEITHLPIPMWAVGAIVVVVLLLVAACLFCIFKKCFGKKKKPKKARERKAGRRRKAKEGEEEGKENKEGEVKKGEEEDKEHEKLGKLEYSLDYNFTDAQLIVGILQAQDLAAMDMGGTSDPYVKVFLLPDKKKKYETKVQRKNLCPVFNETFIFKIPYAELGGKTLILQVYDFDRFSKHDMIGEIKIPMNSVDLGQPMQMWRDLESGEKEEQEKLGDICISLRYVPTAGKLTVNIMEAKNLKKMDVGGLSDPYVKIVLQQNGKRIKKKKTTVKKNTLNPYFNESFSFEIPFEQIQKVQVVIMVFDYDKLGSNDPIGGTFMGYGATGVGLRHWSDMLANPRRPVAQWHTLMPEEEVEAALKAKPR